The following are from one region of the Kineosporia sp. NBRC 101731 genome:
- a CDS encoding isochorismatase family cysteine hydrolase encodes MTVTAIREHAALIVVDLQQGTLAQNLTTPAEQILTHAATLVDAFRAGGRPVVLVTAHSMPAGLNEYGGGPRQMPEGWDTPAPQIAQQPGDIVISKSAWSAFTGTDLHRRLTDLGVTQTVIIGLATSFGVESTARTAYDLGYDVVIASDAVADLSQEAHHSSLTRVFPVLAQIGTTREITGLIQA; translated from the coding sequence ATGACCGTCACCGCCATCCGCGAGCACGCCGCCCTGATCGTCGTGGACCTGCAGCAGGGCACCCTGGCGCAGAACCTCACCACGCCCGCCGAGCAGATCCTCACCCACGCCGCCACGCTCGTCGACGCCTTCCGTGCCGGGGGCCGGCCCGTCGTCCTGGTGACCGCGCACTCGATGCCCGCAGGCCTCAACGAGTACGGCGGAGGCCCGCGCCAGATGCCCGAGGGCTGGGACACCCCGGCTCCGCAGATCGCGCAGCAGCCGGGCGACATCGTCATCAGCAAGAGCGCGTGGAGCGCCTTCACCGGCACCGATCTACACCGCCGGCTGACCGATCTCGGCGTCACCCAGACCGTGATCATCGGCCTGGCCACCAGTTTCGGCGTCGAGTCGACGGCCCGCACGGCCTACGACCTGGGCTACGACGTGGTCATCGCATCCGACGCGGTAGCCGACCTCTCCCAGGAGGCACACCACTCCAGCCTCACCCGCGTCTTCCCCGTCCTGGCCCAGATCGGCACCACCCGTGAGATCACCGGCCTGATCCAGGCCTGA
- a CDS encoding LysR substrate-binding domain-containing protein has translation MSRPFTLLQLRYFVTTARLGNMTVAARELHMTQSALSSAMSQLESSMGSALFRRIPRRGLELTDAGLRLLDQCLPLIEEVDQLPAAVRGDEASMTGSLVVGVYEPLASQDLPRLLRDFSQRHPAVDVHLLEGDQESTRLALVEGLCELALMYDMSIGGDLTYETLETLPAHVIVASDHPLATRGVRRVSLHEVADEPLILLDLPSTRDYIQDVFAAAGVSPKVRHRFRGYETVRAFVGDGHGYAVLNRRLAHGYTHNGSSVTTLDIVETVPAVQVVLASRTGSRLTQRAREFRALCYEYFAEHPAGTTAGTAE, from the coding sequence ATGTCCAGGCCGTTCACGCTCTTGCAGCTGCGCTACTTCGTGACTACCGCGCGCCTGGGCAACATGACGGTCGCGGCCCGCGAGCTGCACATGACCCAGTCGGCGCTGTCGTCGGCGATGAGCCAGCTCGAGAGTTCCATGGGTTCTGCCCTGTTCCGGCGCATCCCGCGGCGCGGCCTGGAGCTGACCGACGCCGGGCTGCGTCTGCTGGACCAGTGTCTGCCGCTGATCGAGGAGGTCGACCAGCTGCCCGCGGCGGTGCGTGGCGACGAGGCCAGCATGACCGGCAGCCTGGTGGTCGGGGTGTATGAACCGCTTGCCTCGCAAGACCTTCCGCGACTGTTGCGGGATTTCTCGCAACGTCATCCGGCGGTCGACGTGCACCTGCTGGAGGGCGATCAGGAGTCGACCCGGCTGGCCCTGGTGGAGGGTCTGTGCGAGCTGGCCCTGATGTACGACATGTCGATCGGCGGTGATCTCACCTACGAGACGCTGGAGACCCTGCCCGCGCACGTCATCGTGGCCTCGGACCATCCGCTGGCCACGCGCGGCGTGCGGCGTGTCAGTCTGCACGAGGTGGCCGACGAGCCGCTGATCCTGCTCGATCTGCCGTCCACCCGCGACTACATCCAGGACGTGTTCGCCGCGGCCGGTGTCAGCCCGAAGGTTCGCCATCGGTTCCGCGGCTACGAGACCGTCCGGGCCTTCGTCGGTGACGGTCACGGCTACGCCGTGCTGAACCGGAGGCTGGCCCACGGCTACACGCACAACGGCAGCTCGGTGACCACGCTGGACATCGTCGAGACCGTACCCGCCGTGCAGGTGGTGCTGGCCTCCCGTACCGGCTCCCGCCTCACCCAGCGGGCACGGGAGTTCCGGGCCCTGTGTTACGAATACTTCGCCGAGCACCCGGCCGGAACGACTGCCGGAACAGCTGAATAG
- a CDS encoding TetR/AcrR family transcriptional regulator, translating to MDATVRATSPGDTPRSRLLAAALALYSRHGVNGTSLQMIADRLGVTKAAVYHQFRSKDAILLALLEPLVNDMRDVVERAERERTRTAQVESVLTGVIDLAVRHREVSALMQADPAVQALHASQSDSGVLSERIGQLLLGPDPEPGRLISVAMLGSALMMTGKNPKLAAVEDEELRQQMLVAARRLLGLRSRG from the coding sequence GTGGATGCCACAGTGCGGGCTACCTCACCCGGTGACACCCCACGGTCGAGACTGCTGGCGGCCGCTCTGGCGCTGTACTCCCGGCACGGGGTCAACGGCACGTCGCTACAGATGATCGCCGACCGGCTCGGGGTGACGAAGGCCGCCGTCTACCACCAGTTCCGCAGCAAGGACGCGATTCTCCTGGCCCTGCTCGAGCCGCTCGTGAACGACATGCGGGACGTGGTCGAGCGGGCCGAGCGCGAGCGCACCCGCACCGCCCAGGTCGAGTCGGTGCTCACCGGGGTCATCGACCTGGCGGTGCGGCACCGCGAGGTCAGTGCGCTGATGCAGGCCGATCCGGCGGTGCAGGCCCTGCACGCCTCGCAGTCGGACAGCGGCGTGCTGTCGGAACGCATCGGGCAGCTGCTGCTCGGCCCCGACCCGGAGCCGGGCCGGCTGATCAGCGTGGCCATGCTCGGGTCGGCCCTGATGATGACGGGCAAGAACCCCAAGCTCGCGGCGGTGGAGGACGAGGAGCTGCGGCAGCAGATGCTGGTCGCGGCCCGCCGGTTGCTGGGGCTCAGAAGCCGCGGCTGA
- a CDS encoding alpha/beta hydrolase, whose protein sequence is MNLPDGRSLAYDSIGSSDALPLVFHHGSPGGAVRLRPLTEAAYKHGLRLITFSRPGYGTSTPHPGRSIADVAADVTELLDALGTEKFLTMGHSGGGPHALACAALLPQRCLGAAIVAGVGPFAAPGLDFLEGMAPENLAEFGAAVKGTSELDAYLSAEAQGLATVRPEDVVAALGGLVGPADQAALTGDALEHMVETMHYAVSSGIAGWREDDLAFANDWGFALEDIRVPVSVWQGVQDRMVPLAHALWLADNVPGAALHVESQDGHLSLWSRFGDIVGDLLVAVTENS, encoded by the coding sequence GTGAATCTTCCCGACGGACGCAGTCTTGCCTACGACAGCATCGGATCCTCCGACGCGCTGCCCCTGGTGTTCCATCACGGATCACCCGGCGGCGCGGTCCGGCTCAGACCCCTGACCGAAGCCGCCTACAAGCACGGGCTCCGACTGATCACTTTCAGCCGCCCCGGTTACGGCACCTCCACTCCTCACCCTGGTCGTAGCATCGCCGACGTAGCCGCGGATGTGACCGAGCTGTTGGATGCCCTCGGCACGGAAAAGTTCCTCACCATGGGTCATTCGGGCGGCGGCCCGCACGCGCTGGCCTGCGCCGCGCTCCTGCCGCAGCGGTGTCTCGGCGCTGCGATCGTCGCCGGAGTCGGGCCCTTCGCCGCGCCGGGCCTGGACTTCCTCGAGGGCATGGCTCCGGAGAATCTGGCTGAGTTCGGCGCTGCTGTCAAGGGAACCAGCGAACTGGACGCCTACCTGTCGGCCGAGGCGCAGGGCCTGGCTACCGTCCGGCCCGAGGACGTCGTCGCGGCGCTCGGCGGCCTGGTGGGGCCGGCCGACCAGGCCGCCCTGACCGGTGACGCCCTTGAGCACATGGTCGAGACGATGCACTACGCCGTCTCCTCCGGGATCGCCGGCTGGCGGGAAGACGATCTGGCCTTCGCCAACGACTGGGGATTCGCGCTGGAGGACATCCGCGTGCCGGTGAGTGTGTGGCAGGGAGTCCAGGACCGGATGGTTCCCCTCGCACACGCTCTTTGGCTCGCGGACAACGTCCCGGGCGCCGCGCTGCACGTCGAATCGCAGGACGGGCATCTGTCGCTGTGGTCCCGGTTCGGCGACATCGTCGGTGACCTCCTGGTCGCCGTCACGGAAAATTCCTGA
- a CDS encoding MBL fold metallo-hydrolase encodes MNTNRRQVIKAATATAVAAAGTLGAKSAFASPTPTPTTTTAIPTKGAAVVLLGTAAGPVPMRGRKGISSALVVDGRIYLIDMGHGTFDQFELSGLDIADLDHVFVTHLHSDHLADLYNLLWLRFGGINPLTHKVTMHGPGPAGALPASASGEAVATVSPENPAPGLNDFITSSITATAYDINIRMRDEGWPDPRALVQVEEITVPEVGASPTGEMAPAMKPFTVFSDDRVTVTAILVQHPPVFPSFAFRFDTAYGSVAFSGDTTITDNTVTIAQDADILVHEAIDMQAVEDAGNLTPEQIQHHENSHSDVTRIGGEVAQPANVKTLVLSHLAPGSKALPDSAWKSKAQKGFSGEVVVGNDLDVIRLQK; translated from the coding sequence ATGAACACCAACCGACGACAGGTCATCAAGGCGGCCACGGCGACCGCGGTCGCCGCCGCCGGAACCCTGGGGGCCAAGTCAGCGTTCGCATCACCGACCCCGACCCCGACCACCACCACAGCCATTCCCACCAAGGGCGCTGCGGTCGTGCTCCTGGGTACCGCCGCCGGACCCGTCCCGATGCGAGGACGGAAGGGAATCTCCAGCGCCCTCGTGGTGGACGGGCGGATCTACCTGATCGACATGGGGCACGGCACCTTCGACCAGTTCGAGCTGTCCGGTCTCGACATCGCCGATCTCGACCACGTCTTCGTCACCCACCTGCACTCCGACCACCTGGCCGATCTCTACAACCTGCTGTGGCTGCGGTTCGGTGGGATCAACCCGCTGACCCACAAGGTGACCATGCACGGACCGGGACCGGCCGGTGCACTGCCGGCGTCCGCGTCGGGTGAGGCCGTGGCTACGGTCTCACCCGAGAACCCGGCTCCGGGGCTGAACGACTTCATCACGTCCTCGATCACCGCCACGGCCTACGACATCAACATCCGGATGCGGGACGAGGGCTGGCCCGATCCGCGCGCCCTGGTCCAGGTCGAGGAAATCACCGTTCCTGAGGTCGGGGCCAGTCCCACCGGCGAAATGGCGCCGGCCATGAAGCCGTTCACGGTCTTCTCGGACGATCGGGTCACGGTGACCGCGATTCTCGTCCAGCATCCGCCGGTTTTCCCGTCCTTCGCGTTCCGGTTCGACACCGCTTATGGGTCGGTCGCCTTCAGTGGGGACACGACGATCACCGATAACACCGTGACGATTGCCCAGGACGCGGACATCCTGGTGCACGAGGCCATCGACATGCAGGCCGTCGAGGATGCGGGCAATCTGACGCCCGAGCAGATCCAGCACCACGAGAACAGTCACTCCGATGTGACCCGTATCGGCGGTGAGGTGGCTCAGCCGGCGAACGTCAAGACGCTCGTGCTGTCCCATCTCGCCCCCGGAAGCAAGGCCCTACCCGACAGCGCTTGGAAGTCCAAGGCTCAGAAGGGATTTTCCGGAGAGGTCGTGGTCGGGAACGACCTTGACGTCATCCGGCTCCAGAAATAG
- a CDS encoding MMPL family transporter: MTDFLSARPGGLYRLGRFCARHPGPVVLLWLVLLVGVTLGHQALGGQYSDDFELPNAPAQRGADLLQMHQSSSGAQSGQVVFTVREGTLAQQKAAIDSSVDAIRRLGHVQSVTDPIDSQDGRTAYVTAGFDKNPSALGDAFVTQIDDATESARRAGVNVEYGGELGQAARPKTGDAVSELIGIGTAVVVLLLGFGSVAAAGLPILSAAIGVLAGMGLLGMLAAATTFATVSPTLAIMMGLGVGIDYALFLATRFRQDLMEGGEPAEAAGRTVEGSGRSVLIAAMTVVIAMLGLYASGVSFIGKLGLAAALTVAVAAAAAVTLVPSLLGLAGKRIDRLRVRSAVAEAGSGESDVWHRHAARIGRRPWLYLAGGVALLAVIALPTLSMQLGHVDAGSDPADFTSRQAYDAISDAFGPGANGPLTIVVDVSHADTDVSADLQKALQGVRGVASVSKVQATKDGDVLVATVIPTTGPQDSSTEEVLRTLRDDTLPKIVEAHDAHGYVTGATAFQLDFRDKIVSRLPVIIAVVLAAAMLLLLITFRSVLVAIKAAVLNLLSIAAAYGVVVAVFQWGWGASLFGVRETVPIESYVPMMMFAIVFGLSMDYEVFLLSRVRDAWLRTHDNRLSVGEGLSVTARVISCAALIMTSVFAAFVLSDVIVVKMLALGLAASVLIDATIIRLIVVPATMFLLGGGNWWIPRWVDRILPHLEAHTTPAP, from the coding sequence GTGACAGATTTTTTGAGTGCGCGGCCCGGTGGCCTCTACCGGCTGGGACGTTTCTGCGCCCGCCACCCCGGGCCGGTCGTCCTGCTCTGGCTGGTCCTGCTCGTCGGCGTCACGCTCGGCCACCAAGCCCTGGGCGGGCAGTACTCCGACGACTTTGAGCTGCCCAATGCCCCTGCTCAGCGGGGTGCTGATCTCCTGCAGATGCATCAGTCCAGTAGCGGTGCGCAGAGCGGTCAGGTCGTCTTCACCGTGCGCGAGGGAACGCTGGCTCAACAGAAGGCGGCGATCGACAGTTCGGTCGACGCCATCCGCCGTCTTGGCCATGTGCAGTCCGTAACCGACCCCATAGACTCTCAGGACGGCCGGACCGCCTACGTCACTGCCGGTTTCGACAAGAATCCGAGCGCGCTGGGTGACGCCTTCGTCACCCAGATCGACGATGCCACCGAGTCGGCCCGTCGGGCGGGCGTCAACGTGGAGTACGGCGGTGAGCTCGGTCAGGCTGCCCGGCCGAAGACCGGCGACGCGGTCTCGGAACTGATCGGCATCGGCACCGCGGTCGTAGTGCTGCTCCTGGGTTTCGGCAGCGTCGCCGCGGCCGGCCTACCGATCCTCTCCGCAGCGATCGGGGTGCTGGCCGGGATGGGGCTGCTCGGCATGCTGGCCGCCGCCACCACGTTCGCCACGGTCTCGCCCACGCTGGCGATCATGATGGGACTCGGCGTCGGTATCGACTACGCGCTCTTCCTGGCCACCCGCTTCCGCCAAGACCTGATGGAGGGCGGCGAACCGGCCGAGGCGGCCGGGCGGACCGTGGAAGGCAGCGGGCGATCGGTCCTGATCGCCGCAATGACCGTGGTCATCGCGATGCTGGGGCTCTATGCGTCCGGGGTCTCCTTCATCGGCAAGCTCGGTCTGGCGGCGGCGCTGACCGTCGCGGTCGCCGCGGCGGCCGCCGTCACGCTGGTGCCGTCGCTGCTCGGCCTGGCCGGCAAGCGGATCGACCGGCTGCGCGTCCGCTCGGCCGTCGCCGAGGCCGGTAGCGGCGAGAGCGACGTGTGGCACCGGCACGCGGCCCGGATCGGACGCCGTCCCTGGCTGTATCTGGCCGGCGGGGTGGCGCTGCTGGCCGTGATCGCCCTGCCGACGTTGTCGATGCAGCTGGGACACGTGGACGCCGGTTCCGATCCGGCCGACTTCACCAGTCGGCAGGCCTACGACGCGATCTCCGACGCGTTCGGCCCCGGTGCCAACGGACCGCTGACCATCGTGGTGGACGTCTCGCACGCCGACACGGACGTGTCAGCCGATCTGCAGAAGGCTCTGCAGGGCGTCCGAGGCGTGGCCTCGGTCTCGAAGGTGCAGGCCACCAAGGACGGGGACGTGCTCGTGGCCACGGTGATCCCGACGACCGGACCGCAGGACTCCTCGACCGAGGAGGTGCTGCGCACCTTGCGCGACGACACCCTGCCCAAGATAGTGGAGGCCCATGACGCCCACGGATACGTGACCGGGGCGACCGCCTTCCAGCTCGACTTCCGCGACAAGATCGTCTCCCGGCTGCCGGTGATCATCGCTGTGGTGCTTGCGGCGGCGATGCTGTTGCTCCTGATCACCTTCCGCAGCGTGCTGGTGGCCATCAAGGCGGCGGTGCTGAACCTGCTGTCCATCGCCGCGGCCTACGGCGTGGTGGTGGCGGTGTTCCAATGGGGCTGGGGCGCATCACTCTTCGGGGTCAGGGAGACCGTGCCCATCGAGTCCTACGTACCCATGATGATGTTCGCGATCGTGTTCGGGCTGTCCATGGACTACGAGGTGTTCCTGCTCTCGCGGGTCCGCGACGCCTGGCTGCGCACGCACGACAACCGGTTGAGCGTGGGCGAAGGGCTGTCGGTGACGGCGCGGGTGATCAGCTGCGCGGCGCTGATCATGACCAGCGTCTTCGCAGCATTCGTGCTGTCCGACGTGATCGTGGTCAAGATGCTCGCCCTCGGACTGGCGGCCAGCGTGCTGATCGACGCCACGATCATCCGCTTGATCGTCGTCCCGGCCACCATGTTCCTTCTGGGCGGCGGCAACTGGTGGATCCCCCGCTGGGTCGACCGGATCCTGCCGCACCTCGAAGCTCACACCACACCAGCTCCTTGA
- a CDS encoding copper resistance CopC family protein, producing MSLSYRLSRRLGAVLALAGAVVVLGAGPALAHDELGSSNPADGSSVKTLPDVVKLEFSADILELGARVRVDSPEGDVTEGKATLKGNTLSQAVAPGSPAGDYTVTWRVTSSDGHPISGKFAFTAQQGNEPAAVETTTAPVTSSAAAPSPTASATAVTQAGAATAEDSGGSSAPLVILLVVLGVLAVGAAVYVVFVVPRRSSQN from the coding sequence ATGTCGTTGTCGTACCGGCTGTCTCGCCGACTCGGGGCTGTTCTGGCGCTGGCCGGCGCCGTTGTGGTTCTGGGGGCCGGTCCCGCCCTGGCGCATGACGAACTGGGCAGCAGCAATCCGGCCGACGGGTCGAGCGTGAAGACGCTGCCCGACGTCGTGAAGCTCGAGTTCTCGGCCGACATCCTGGAACTGGGTGCGCGGGTGCGGGTGGACAGCCCGGAGGGTGATGTCACCGAGGGCAAGGCCACGTTGAAGGGCAACACGCTGTCCCAGGCTGTCGCACCCGGCTCGCCGGCGGGTGACTACACGGTGACCTGGCGGGTGACGTCGTCCGACGGGCATCCGATCTCGGGGAAGTTCGCCTTCACCGCCCAGCAGGGCAATGAGCCTGCGGCGGTGGAGACGACGACGGCGCCGGTGACGTCCTCGGCTGCTGCGCCGTCTCCCACGGCCTCCGCCACCGCTGTCACCCAGGCCGGTGCCGCGACCGCCGAGGACTCCGGTGGCTCGTCCGCTCCGCTGGTGATCCTGCTGGTGGTGCTGGGTGTGCTGGCGGTCGGTGCTGCGGTGTACGTGGTCTTCGTCGTGCCGAGGCGCTCGAGTCAGAACTGA
- a CDS encoding metalloregulator ArsR/SmtB family transcription factor, with translation MSHDACDLLCLDLPHAETVRRSLPPLDAAQLAADRAKALADPNRLRVAAALATGDELCVCDLAWVCGLAQNLVSHHVRNLRQAGVAASRRDGRMVMYRLTPAGRSLLEALLPGTPLAVIPAATGNSAS, from the coding sequence GTGAGCCACGACGCCTGCGATCTTCTCTGTCTCGACCTCCCCCACGCCGAGACCGTGCGCAGGTCCCTGCCTCCCCTGGACGCCGCCCAGCTCGCCGCCGACCGGGCCAAGGCCCTGGCCGACCCCAACCGGCTGCGTGTCGCGGCGGCCCTGGCCACCGGCGACGAACTCTGTGTCTGTGACCTGGCCTGGGTCTGCGGGCTGGCCCAGAACCTCGTCTCCCACCACGTCCGCAACCTGCGTCAGGCCGGCGTCGCCGCCTCCCGGCGCGACGGGCGCATGGTGATGTACCGCCTCACCCCGGCCGGCCGCTCACTGCTGGAGGCCCTCCTGCCCGGCACGCCGCTCGCTGTCATCCCCGCTGCCACGGGCAACAGCGCTTCCTGA
- a CDS encoding acetyl-CoA C-acyltransferase, whose protein sequence is MSRDAVIVEAVRTPVGKRGGGLAGVHPADLTAHVLTALADRTGLDPAVVDDVIWGCVSQSGEQTGNIARTGVLAAGWPETVPATTVDRQCGSSQQSLHFAAAGLIAGHYDVVVAGGVESMSRVPMFSSAAGHDPLGPRYHQRYGEGGPNQGIGAEMIAERWHLGRTQLDEFALTSHERAAAAHDAGLFEAQITPVGDVSADEGIRRGGTLESLAGLKTPFRPDGVISAGNASQISDGAAALLMTTTDKARELGLTPVARVHTTALAGADPVIMLTAPIPATQKVLQRSGLRLDEIGAYEVNEAFAPVPLAWLAEFGADPKLLNPNGGAIALGHPLGASGARLLTTLVHHMREGGIRYGLQTMCEGGGTANATILELL, encoded by the coding sequence GTGTCGCGAGACGCCGTCATCGTCGAGGCCGTGCGCACACCGGTCGGCAAGCGCGGCGGGGGACTGGCCGGTGTGCACCCCGCCGACCTGACCGCCCACGTCCTCACCGCGCTCGCCGACCGCACCGGGCTCGACCCGGCCGTCGTCGACGACGTCATCTGGGGCTGTGTCTCCCAGTCCGGGGAGCAGACCGGCAACATCGCCCGCACCGGCGTCCTGGCCGCCGGCTGGCCCGAGACGGTACCCGCCACCACCGTCGACCGGCAGTGCGGATCATCCCAGCAGAGCCTGCATTTCGCGGCTGCCGGGCTGATCGCCGGCCACTACGACGTGGTCGTGGCCGGCGGCGTGGAATCGATGAGCCGCGTGCCGATGTTCTCCTCCGCCGCCGGCCACGACCCCCTGGGCCCGCGCTACCACCAGCGCTACGGCGAGGGCGGCCCGAACCAGGGCATCGGCGCCGAGATGATTGCCGAACGCTGGCACCTGGGCCGCACCCAGCTCGACGAGTTCGCGCTGACCTCGCACGAGCGCGCTGCGGCCGCGCACGACGCCGGCCTGTTCGAGGCCCAGATCACCCCGGTCGGCGACGTCAGCGCCGACGAGGGCATCCGCCGCGGCGGCACCCTGGAGTCCCTGGCCGGGCTCAAGACCCCGTTCCGCCCCGACGGAGTGATCTCCGCCGGCAACGCCTCGCAGATCTCCGACGGCGCGGCCGCACTGCTCATGACCACCACCGACAAGGCCCGCGAGCTGGGACTGACCCCCGTGGCCCGCGTCCACACCACCGCACTCGCCGGGGCCGACCCGGTGATCATGCTGACGGCCCCCATCCCCGCCACCCAGAAGGTCCTGCAGCGCTCAGGCCTGCGCCTGGACGAGATCGGCGCCTACGAGGTCAACGAAGCCTTCGCCCCGGTGCCCCTGGCCTGGCTGGCCGAGTTCGGCGCCGACCCGAAACTTCTCAACCCCAACGGCGGCGCCATCGCCCTGGGCCACCCGCTGGGTGCCTCCGGTGCCCGCCTGCTGACCACGCTCGTCCACCATATGCGCGAGGGCGGCATCCGCTACGGCCTGCAGACCATGTGCGAAGGCGGTGGCACCGCGAACGCCACCATCCTGGAACTGCTCTAG
- a CDS encoding cation-translocating P-type ATPase: MDACCGPAAPKPSGRRRAVAPVPAPGRSCGDAGDGCAPSERPTATDTTGPGAAAAHRAASSIIGRGPLTLTSRPPGAQLLITPTQTGPTGPTGQSRQCGCGGAAGCTCPPGPGDLAAHPIGRSGKVPQPALDDCCSFDGEFDTDAEPERLRDIPAVRFALASGLLLACGLVVSRWVHGPTGTALEVGALLAGGWTFVPDTLHGLIRKRLGVGTLMTIAAVGAVALGEIGEAAALAFLFSIAEGLEGYAITRTRRGLRALLDLVPEEALVLRGGETVSVAPETLRTGDRLVVRPGARIATDGVVSSGRSAVDTSAVTGESIPVETGPGDDVFAGTINGTGVLEVQVTATTADNSLARVVHIVEQAQERKGTAQRLADRTARPLVPGVIVLATGIAFLGSLFGDPSTWLERALVVLVAAAPCALAISVPVAVVTAIGSAARFGVLIKGGAALEAMGRVRVVALDKTGTLTRGRPVVIDVVTAGGSSREQVLGVAATLEKHSEHPLARAILESVGPAGPAEQAVDVRAIAGSGLEGTIDGRPARLGRPGDVEAGLLEDDVRRLQEAGATAVVVEHDEQVLGIIGVRDELRPEARETVSELRRLGLRVIMLTGDNERTAKALAAQAGIDEVHAGLRPQDKARIVAELPGSVAMAGDGINDAPALATADVGIAMGAMGADVAIETADVALMGEDLRHLPQALAHARRARRVMLQSLVLSMLILLVLVPLSALGVLGLAVVVATHELAEVLVIGNGVRAARRRPTAVTRR, encoded by the coding sequence ATGGACGCATGCTGCGGTCCGGCCGCGCCGAAACCGTCCGGGCGCCGGCGTGCCGTCGCGCCGGTGCCCGCGCCGGGTCGTTCGTGCGGTGACGCCGGCGACGGCTGTGCCCCCTCCGAGCGCCCCACCGCTACCGACACCACCGGCCCCGGTGCGGCTGCCGCCCACCGGGCCGCCTCGTCCATCATCGGTCGTGGGCCCCTGACCCTCACCTCGCGCCCACCCGGCGCCCAGCTCCTGATCACCCCCACCCAGACCGGGCCAACCGGGCCAACCGGGCAGTCCAGGCAGTGCGGTTGTGGTGGGGCCGCTGGCTGCACCTGCCCGCCCGGGCCCGGCGACCTCGCCGCGCACCCGATCGGCCGTTCGGGGAAAGTGCCGCAGCCGGCACTGGACGACTGCTGCAGCTTCGACGGCGAGTTCGACACCGATGCCGAACCCGAACGCCTGCGCGACATCCCGGCCGTCCGGTTCGCCCTGGCATCGGGTCTGCTGCTGGCCTGCGGGCTGGTCGTGAGCCGCTGGGTGCACGGGCCCACGGGTACCGCTCTGGAGGTCGGTGCGCTGCTGGCCGGTGGCTGGACGTTCGTCCCCGACACCCTGCACGGCCTGATCCGCAAGCGCCTGGGGGTCGGCACCCTCATGACCATCGCCGCGGTCGGGGCGGTGGCCCTGGGCGAGATCGGCGAGGCCGCGGCCCTGGCGTTCCTGTTCTCGATCGCCGAGGGTCTCGAGGGCTACGCGATCACCCGAACCCGCCGCGGCCTGCGGGCGCTGCTCGACCTGGTACCCGAGGAGGCCCTGGTGCTGCGGGGCGGGGAAACCGTTTCCGTCGCACCCGAGACCCTGCGCACCGGAGACCGCCTGGTGGTCCGCCCCGGCGCCCGCATCGCCACGGACGGTGTGGTGAGCTCGGGCCGGTCGGCCGTCGACACCTCGGCCGTCACCGGCGAGTCGATCCCGGTGGAGACCGGGCCCGGCGACGACGTCTTCGCCGGCACCATCAACGGCACCGGGGTCCTCGAGGTGCAGGTCACGGCCACCACGGCCGACAACTCCCTGGCCCGGGTCGTGCACATCGTCGAACAGGCCCAGGAACGCAAGGGCACCGCCCAGCGTCTGGCCGACCGCACGGCCCGGCCGCTGGTACCCGGAGTGATTGTCCTGGCCACCGGCATTGCCTTTCTGGGAAGTCTTTTCGGGGATCCATCGACCTGGCTGGAACGCGCACTGGTGGTGCTGGTCGCGGCCGCTCCGTGCGCCCTGGCCATCTCCGTGCCGGTGGCCGTCGTCACCGCGATCGGCTCGGCCGCCCGCTTCGGGGTGCTGATCAAGGGCGGCGCCGCACTCGAGGCCATGGGCCGCGTCCGCGTCGTCGCCCTGGACAAGACCGGCACCCTCACCCGGGGCCGGCCGGTCGTGATCGACGTCGTCACGGCCGGCGGCAGCTCCCGCGAGCAGGTGCTCGGGGTAGCCGCCACACTGGAGAAACACAGCGAACACCCTCTGGCCCGAGCCATTCTCGAATCCGTCGGGCCTGCCGGGCCTGCCGAACAGGCCGTGGACGTCCGGGCGATCGCCGGGTCCGGCCTGGAGGGAACCATCGACGGACGACCCGCGCGCCTCGGGCGTCCCGGTGACGTCGAGGCCGGCCTCCTGGAGGACGACGTCCGTCGCCTCCAGGAGGCCGGCGCCACGGCGGTGGTGGTGGAGCACGACGAACAGGTCCTGGGCATCATCGGGGTGCGCGACGAACTGCGCCCCGAGGCCCGCGAGACCGTGTCCGAGCTGCGACGCCTCGGCCTGCGGGTGATCATGCTGACCGGCGACAATGAGCGTACGGCCAAAGCGCTCGCGGCCCAGGCCGGTATCGACGAGGTGCACGCCGGCCTCCGTCCGCAGGACAAGGCCCGGATCGTCGCCGAACTGCCCGGCAGCGTGGCCATGGCCGGCGACGGCATCAACGACGCCCCGGCCCTGGCCACCGCCGACGTCGGTATCGCGATGGGCGCCATGGGTGCCGACGTGGCCATCGAGACGGCCGACGTGGCCCTCATGGGCGAAGATCTGCGTCATCTGCCGCAGGCCCTGGCCCACGCCCGCCGGGCCCGGCGGGTCATGCTGCAGAGCCTCGTGCTGTCCATGCTCATTCTCCTCGTGCTGGTGCCGCTCTCGGCCCTCGGCGTACTCGGGCTCGCGGTCGTGGTGGCCACCCACGAACTGGCCGAGGTGCTGGTGATCGGCAACGGCGTGCGGGCAGCACGCCGCCGCCCGACCGCAGTGACTCGTCGGTGA